From Coturnix japonica isolate 7356 chromosome 1, Coturnix japonica 2.1, whole genome shotgun sequence, the proteins below share one genomic window:
- the GPR37 gene encoding prosaposin receptor GPR37: MRQLRAPLALLCPVLGAWAACALLPVAGSALPAPPQRSSSAPTPLAPPGRRAVAAVPRRGAEAEPGRRRARSSESGVGAAAGSGPRWLPLNGSARGESAAGGRGNGTGRRARLRNPFYPLTEESYGAYAVMCLSVVIFGIGIIGNLSVMCIVWHNYYMRSISNSLLANLAFWDFLILFFCLPLVIFQELTKKWLLEDFSCKIVPYIEVASLGVTTFTLCALCIDRFRAATNVQMYYEMIENCTSTTAKLAVIWVGALLLALPEVVLRQLIKEDPEYSGSPPGERCVVKISTALPDTIYVLALTYDGARLWWYFGCYFCLPTLFTITCSLVTARKIRRAEKACTRGNKRQIQLESQMNCTVVALTILYGFCIIPENICNIVTAYMATGVSRQTMDLLHLISQFLLFFKSCVTPVLLFCLCKPFSRAFMECCCCCCDECIQKSSTVTSDDNDNEYTTELELSPFSTIRREMSTFASVGTHC, from the exons ATGCGGCAGCTCCGCGCTCCCCTCGCCCTGCTTTGCCCGGTGCTGGGCGCCTGGGCCGCCTGCGCCCTGCTCCCCGTCGCCGGCTCTGCTCTGCCGGCGCCCCCGCAGCGCTCCAGCTCAGCGCCGACGCCTCTCGCCCCCCCGGGCCGCCGCGCCGTCGCCGCTGTGCCCCGGCGCGGGGCCGAGGCGGAGcccgggcggcggcgggcgcGGAGCAGCGAGAGCGGGGtcggggcggcggcggggagcggccccCGGTGGCTGCCGCTGAACGGCTCTGCCCGTGGTGAGAGCGCCGCCGGGGGCCGCGGCAATGGTACGGGGCGCCGAGCCCGGCTCCGGAACCCCTTCTACCCGCTGACCGAGGAGTCGTACGGCGCCTACGCCGTTATGTGCCTCTCCGTGGTGATCTTCGGCATCGGCATCATCGGGAACCTCTCGGTGATGTGCATCGTGTGGCACAACTACTACATGCGGAGCATCTCCAACTCCCTGCTGGCCAACCTGGCCTTCTGGGActtcctcatcctcttcttctgccttcctctggTCATCTTCCAGGAGCTTACCAAGAAGTGGCTCCTAGAGGACTTCTCCTGCAAAATCGTCCCTTACATCGAG gTGGCCTCCCTTGGAGTTACCACATTCACACTTTGTGCCCTCTGCATCGACCGGTTCCGTGCTGCCACCAACGTGCAGATGTACTATGAGATGATTGAGAACTGCACCTCGACGACAGCCAAGCTGGCCGTCATTTGGGTGGgggccctgctgctggcactgccagaGGTAGTGCTGCGCCAGCTGATCAAGGAGGACCCCGAGTACAGCGGCAGCCCCCCCGGGGAGCGCTGCGTGGTGAAGATTTCCACCGCGCTGCCCGACACCATCTATGTGCTGGCTCTTACGTACGATGGGGCAAGGCTCTGGTGGTATTTTGGCTGCTATTTTTGTTTGCCAACTCTTTTCACTATTACTTGCTCCCTGGTAACAGCAAGGAAAATCAGGAGGGCAGAAAAGGCTTGCACAAGAGGGAACAAGCGACAAATTCAGCTTGAAAGTCAGATGAACTGCACAGTGGTGGCTTTGACCATTTTATATGGGTTTTGCATAATTCCTGAAAACATCTGCAACATTGTGACTGCCTACATGGCCACAGGGGTCTCTCGCCAGACGATGGATCTTCTCCATCTTATTAGCCAGTTCCTCTTGTTCTTTAAATCCTGTGTTACACCAGTActccttttctgtctctgtaaACCTTTTAGCCGGGCCTTTATGGAgtgttgctgttgctgctgcgATGAATGCATCCAGAAATCTTCAACAGTGACAAGCGATGACAACGACAATGAGTACAccacagagctggagctctcCCCTTTCAGCACCATCCGCCGTGAAATGTCTACTTTCGCCTCTGTGGGGACTCACTGTTAA